The nucleotide window ACCGACGGCCAGAGCATCTCGCTCCTGCTCGAGAACCAGCTGGGCGAGATGGGCTACAACGTCGAAACCCAGACCTTCAATGACGCCGCCGTCCTCTACGCCGGTGTCGCCAATGGCGATATCGACATGTACCCGTCCTCATGGCCCGAGGTCACGCACAAGCAGTACATCGATGAATACGGTGACAAGCTCGAAGACCTCGGTGCGTACTACGACAACGCAGTGCTGACGATCGCCGTCCCGAAGTACATGAAGGACATCAACTCGATCGAAGACCTCAAGGGCAAGGGCAAGGACTTCGGCGGCGAGATCATCGGAATCGAGCCCGGTGCTGGTCTGACGAAGGCCACCAAGGCGATGATTCCCGAATACGGTCTCGACGGCGAATACGAACTCGTCACCTCGTCGACCGCGGCCATGCTCACCGAGCTCGGCAATGCGACCGACGCGGAGAAGGACATCGTCGTCACCCTGTGGCGTCCGTTCTGGGCCAACAACGCCTACCCGGTCAAGGACCTCAAGGACCCGAAGGGTGCGATGGGCGACCCGGAGAAGCTCCACTTCACCGCAACCAAGGGCTTCAGCGAAGAGCACTCCGATGTCGCCGACTACATCGGCAACATCAAGCTCGATGACAAGCAGTACGGTGACCTCGAAGACCTCGTCGTCAACGAGTACAAGGACGATGGAGAGAAGGCCATCACCGAATGGCTCAAGGCCAACCCTGACGCCTACGAAGGCGAACTGTCCGGCGAAGACAAGTGATTCGCCGCGGCAGCTTCTGAGCTGACGGAGGCACCTCCTCCCCAGCTCAGCTGCGAGCAGTCATCAAGGTGCTGTGCCCTCCCGACTCGGACGAGTCGGGAGGGCACAGTCGTGTGAGTAGACTCGACTCAGTATCGCTGCACGGCACTGTGCCCGGAATGCGAGCCCGAATGGAGGACATGGGATGACGGACAGTTCGGCAGCTGTCGACACATTCGTCGGCCCCCTCACCGTGACCTGCGACGGACAGTCGGTCATCGGACTCGGATGGCACGCTCCCACCGATTCAGGCCCTGCTGATTCGATCCCCACCGTTTCGATCCCCACCGATTCGATCCCCACCGAGGCGGCCGCCGCCTCGGATCCGATCCTCGCCGAGGCGGTCGCCCAGCTGCGTGCGTACTTCGACGGCCGCCTCGGCGATTTCGACCTGCCCGTCGATTTCGGTCAGGTCTCGGACGTCGCCAGGGCGGTGCTGACGACCTTGGCTGAGCAGGTCCCGGCAGGCACCACGGTGACCTATGGTCAACTCGCCGAAGCCAGCGGAACTGGGATTCCCGCGCGTGCCGTCGGCGGGATCATGGGGCTCAACCCGATCCCGATCATCGTCCCATGCCACCGCGTTGTGGCTGGTGACGGACTGGGCGGCTATTCGGGCGGGCTGCCCGGGCACGAGCTCGAGACGAAGAGGCGCCTCCTCGAATTCGAAGACGCCCTGCCTCAGCCGCTGTTCTGACGCGGTCTCTGTTAAGCGTCCCTGACCCGCACCCCTCACACGTGTACCTCACACGTATGCGTGCAAGCCCCTCCGAGCCTTACGCGTATGCCAACGAACCATGCGCGAAAGCCAGCCAACCGTGCATCACAGCCTCTGAACTTCGCACCGAAACCACTGGAAGTCGCGTGATAACTGTGATTACATAGCTGTACCGGATTTTGTGATCACAAACACGTCTGCGTTCACATGTTCCTGCTCGAACCCCGGAAACCGCCACAGTCGGCGGTGTCCCCGTGTCCGAGCAGCCACAACGAAGAGGAAACCGATGAAATCACGCACACTCACCGCCGTCATCGCCGCAAGCGCGGCCCTCGGACTCGCTCTGAGCGGATGCTCCCAGGAGGCGAGCAAGGCCTCGGGCGCCGACGGCGACAAGGGAACGATCAAGATCGGCTACATCTCCTCGTGGTCCGACAGCCGCAGCACCGCGTTCCTGCTCGAGAACCAGCTCGAGAAGCTCGGATACGACACCGAGTTGGAGACGATCTCCGAGGCTGCGATCCTCTATGCGGGCGTCGCGAACGGCGACATCGACGTGTACCCCTCCGCCTGGCCGGAGAAGACCCACAAGCAGTACATGGATGAGTACGGCGACAAGATCGAGGACATCAGCACCTACTACGACAAAGCGCAGAACACCATCGTCGTGCCCTCCTACTCCGATATCGACTCGATGGACGAGCTCAAGGACAACGCTGAGAAGTTCGACAACAAGATCATCGGCATCGAACCCGGAGCCGGCCTGACCGCCGTGACGAAGGATTCGATGATGCCGGAGTACGACTTGGAGAAGGACTTCGAGCTGGTGACCTCCTCGACGCCGGCGATGCTCACCGAGTTGGGCAATGCCATTGATGCGAAGGAAGACATCGTCGTCACCCTGTGGCGGCCGTTCTGGGCCAACAATGCCTTCGACGTCAAGGATCTCAAGGACCCGAAGAACGCGATGGGCGATCCCGAGAAGATGCACTTCCTCGGCACCGACGGCTTCAGCGATGAGTTCCCCGAGGCTTCGGAGCTCATCAAGGGGATCAAGCTCGATGACAAGACGTACGGGGAGCTTGAGAACCTCATCGTCAATGAGTACGAAGAGGGCCAGGAAGGCGATGCCGTCGACCAGTGGATCAAGGACAACCCGAAGGCCTTCGACTCCGAACTCACCGACTGAGCATCTGCTCAAGCATCTGCCTGGGCCGGTGACCTGAAGCTCCTCACCGAATCAGCCCGGCATTGCCATCTGGCGCACGCTCGACCAGCGCGGCCGCCGCACCCGCTTCTGCGAGTCCGGCGGCCGCGCTGTGGGCTCACCCCTCGAAGAGCTCCTGCCCGATATACCCTCCGTCCGAGGCTCCGGGCGGGATCGCCCACACCGTCGACCCGATCGGAGTCGTCCACTCGTTGAGCAGGTCCACCTCGGCGAGGCGGCGTTGGATCGGCAGGAACTGCCGCTCGATATCGGCCTGGAAGGACGCGAACAGCAGCCCTGATTCCTCACCGGCTCCGGTCTCGTAGTTGAACGTGCGCCGGTGGATCTGCACCTCGGGTCCCAGCCCGTCCCGGGCCCGAGCGATATGCGCGGCTTTCGAGATCGTCGTCAGCCCGCGCTCATCGACGGCGGTGAAGTCCGGGACATCGAATTCGTCGGTGCCCGACAGTGGAGCTCCCGTGTCCAAGGTGCGTCCGGTCGAGAACTCCCGGGCGGGACGGTCGGCCTTGTCCCAGGTGTCGAGGTTCATCGCAATGTCCCTCAGCACCAGCGTCGTCCCTCCGCGCAGCCACTCCGGCAGGTGCGCGCCGAGGTCGGCCGGGGGTTCGCCCCGCGCCGAGAACACCGGTTCGGATTGTCCGGTGCCGGCACCCCAGATGATCCTTGCGAAATCCTCGGAACCGGGACCGGGGTTCGCTGTGCCGTCGAGCTGGCCGAAGAGGTTGCGCTGCGTCGCCCCTTCACCCGAACTGCCATAGGCCCGGCGGAACCCCTCCCGCTGCCATGCCACCTTCGCAAAGGACCTGGAGTCCTTGAACAGCATCCGCCTGGCATGGGCCAGGGTCAGCGGGTCGTCTCCGCAGATCTGGAGGAGCAGATCCCCCGTGCTTCGCTCCGGTTGAAGACGGTCGATGCTGAACGCCTCGAGAGGCTTCAGCCATTCCGGCACCTTGTTCTTGCCGGCCAACGCGACGAGACCGCGCCCGAATCCGAAGGTCACCGTCAGACGGGCGGGATCCGCGGCGAGCTCGGTTTCGGAATCGGCCAGCGGAGCCTGGCCCTGAGTGAGCGCGGCCGCATCTGCGGTGAGCAGACGCAGCCAGCGGACCGCCTCGGCGGCTGTGATCCCCGGTCGCAGCGTGAACGCGAGGAAATGTGCATACGCCTGCGGCGGAGTCTCGACACCGGATTGGTGAGTGCCGTAGAACGGTTCGACCTGTGCCCCGTTCGCCCCGTCCAGATCTCGCCGAGGCGGCTCTCCCTTCCCGTCGGCCGCGTCCGCGGATCCGGGACCGCTGCGGCCGAATCCGAATCCTGCGGTCGCTCCGATGAGTCCGGCACCGCCGGCGGCGGCCGCCGAGGCGATGAGACCTCGGCGGCTGAAACCGGCGCGTGAGGGCTCAGTGGTCACCGTGGTCACCGTGGTCGGAGTCCTCATGGCCGGAGTCCTCGTGGTTTGAGCCTTCGTGGTCACCGTGATCGGCCTCGCCGGGGGCGTAGTCCTCCTGAGCTCCGGAGTATTCCTTCGCCACTGCCGTGACCTCGATGGTCTGGTCATCGGCCGTGACGAGTTCGAGGCTGATCTGCTCGCCGGGATTGATCGCCTTCTTCAGGCCCATGATCATGATGTGGTCGCCGCCGGGCTCGAGGCTGAGGCTCTCTCCGGCCGGAATGTCGAAGCCGCCTTCCTTCTCCTGCATCGACATGCCTCCGGAGCCGTCTTCAGCCGTTTCGTGGAGTTCGACCATCTTCGCGTCCGGGTACTTCGCCTCGACGAGGTTGATGTCGTGGTCGGTGTTGTTGCTGACTTCGCCGAAGACCGCGGTCATTCCGTCCTCGGCGGCCTTGACCCAGGCGTCGTCGAAGCTGAGCGCCTCGGCGTCGACTTGGGTGCCGGCGGGGCTGTTCGATGCCGAGTCGCCCGCTTCGGTCTGCGGCGAGTCGGCTGCTTGGCCCTCGGAGGATCCGCAGCCGGTCAGGCCGATGACGACGGCGATGGGCAGGGCTGTGGCCAGGGTGATGTTCTTTCGCATGATGTCTGCACTTTCGTGTCCCGGTGCAGTCGACGACGATCGCGTACGAGCCGTTGCGGGTCCGCGCCGTCGGCGCACGACGGCGCATCAGAACGCACGAAAGCGCACCGGAGCGCACGAGCATAAGGTCGTGTGCGTGTTCGACTGTCACCATTCGATGGGTGGGTTGACGGCGGTCTCCGCCGTCGGAATGAGGTGTCAGACGAGCGCAGGCGGACCGCGACGATAGTTCGCCCCGACGACGGCAGAGGTGATCGGCTGCGGAAGCCGGAACCCTGCGAGCACGGAACGGAACGGGGGATCGGCAAGGATGCCGGCCGCCTCGGCGAGGGCGCGCAGAGCACCGACGACCGGGCCCAGGGCCAGCTGCAGAATGCTGAGGACGATGTCCTCGCCGCGCTTGAGGATCACCGCGGTGATGAGCACCACCGCAAGGTGGGCGAGGACCATCGCGGATGACATCTCACCGTGGCTGTGGACGGCGGCCGCGGCTGCCGGTCCGAGGTCAAGGGTGCCCGGAGCCGGGACGATGTGCCCGGCGTGGGCATTCATCGCCGTGGTGCGCCCTCCCCCGCCGAGGCGGAGTGTCCGCCCGAATGCGAACCGGAGTGACCGAGTGCCGACCAGCTCATCGTCAGGTGCATCGGCACCTGTCCGAGGCCGAGCAGTGCGGTGAGGCTGAGATATCCGCGGCGTCGACCAGCGAAGATCATCGCCATCCAGAGCACGAGCACGACGCCAGTGGCCGGCAGTGAGGCGCTGCCCCCGGCACCGAGGTGCATGAGCAGGGCCAGCAGAGTCGTGATGAGGGCGGCGAAGAGCGCACGCACGGACTTCGTCCATCCGGTCATGTCCCCTCCTCCCCTGTGTCACCGAGGTGACCCTGTCCAGGGTCGAATCCTCAGCCGATTCACACATTCTACACATTGTAGAAGCCTTTGTGCGGGTGAAATCCGGAATCTGTCTACCGCGACGGTTCTGATGAAGGCGATGCGATGCGACGACACGCTCCCACCGACTCGTGCTCTTCCTGTCCACAGACATAGACCCGTTTGTGGTCGATCCGCCGAGGCGAAATCACTGTCCTGCCGAGTTCGCCTCGGTCCTGTGACCACATCTGAAGGCTCGCACCCGGCCCATCCTTCGAAGTCAGGCGGACAGACAGCTTGCGACCAAGCTCAGCCGGTGGTGCCGGTGCAGTCGCTGTGATGCAGCCACGCCGATTTGTCCCACTCGTGCTCACAGGCCACCTGGGACCCAATAGTCATCCACAGCCCCTTCGTTCCACCTTTCCGTTCGGCGAACACAGCAGTGACGATTCGAGGATGAATGGATACAACGACAAGCGCCTGGCACCGCGGCTCTTCCTGTCCGCTGACGCGGCGCACCACGGGATCAGCGAATGGAACCTTCGAACTCCCGAACCGACGGATCGGGTGATGCACGGAGTTCGAGCCGACCCGCATCGCCTGGTCGCACGCGTTGCGCCCGAATGGGCAGACGACGAATGGGACCGCACAGGCTTCATGCTCCGGGCCCTCCAACTGAAATACCCGCAGATCGCTGCCAGCCACACGTCGGCAGCGGTGCTCTACGGGTTGCCGCTCCCCCACGGCAGCACGGACGGACAGTTGCACGTGTCGGTCGATGATCGGAATCTGCGGATTCGACGTCCCGGAGTTGTCCTGCACCGGGTCGTCGACTTTCAGCGAACGAACCTGTACGGCCACCAGCTCATGACTGGCCCTCCGCTCTTCGTGCAATTCGCAGCTGTTCTCGATGTCCAGTCTTTGGTCGCCCTCGGGGACGCGATGATCGGAGGTTGGCATGGCCAGAGGCTGTGCACCCTCCAACAGCTGAGAGAGCATATCGATTCTCTTAGATCCGTGAGGAACCGACGTCGCGTCGGGGAAGCCCTTGCCCTCATCCGACCAGACGTCGACTCCCCGCGAGAGACCGAACTCAGACTGTGGATCATGTCGGTCGGTCTGCCCGAACCCGAGATCCACCCTCAAATCTGCTGCGAGCAGCTCAAGGCGACGATTCGACCAGACCTCGGCTACCCTGCAGCACGGTTGGCGATTGAGTACGAAAGCGATTTCCACCGTACGGACAGACGCCAGTGGGATATCGATATCGAACGGGAGAACGCCCTTGCGCACGAAGGATGGACGCTCATCAGAGTGACCTCTCGCACCGATCGGCGCGTGCTCGAGCGGCAGATCCGTACTCACCTCGAGCGATTCGGGCTCTCCGTCTGACCAACGCCTGCCCAGACGGTCTGGCCTGTCCGGACCGGTCCGTGTGCGCTGCACAAGCGATTTTGTGGTCACAGCGCCGAGGAGAATCATCCGATTCGGCCAGAGCACCTCGGCGCTGTGACCACAAACAGCGTCTTGAGGGCCCCGTCAGCGGCCCACGGGGGCTCACCTGGCGACTCGTGGGCTGACCCAGTGGCCGTAGGTCTTGTCCACGGCTACATCCGCAGCCACGTGTCGGCGGTCTTCTTGACCATCGCACCGGCCGACTCGGCGGCATCGGTCCACGTGACGAGTTCGCCTGCCGGGTCGGTGGTCGAATCGGAGAGGACGATGACGTCGAAGTTGCACACGAGGCCGGCCATCGCCGAAGCGTAGACCGCACCTCGAGTGCCGACGGAGTTGAGCCGTTCAGCGGAGTCGGACGGCTCGCCGGCGGCTGCGGTGTCTGCGGCGTCTGCGGTGGAACCGGCGTCGCCGGCGCCGGCGTCTGCGGCGGAACCGGTATCAGTCGGAGCGGGGTCCGTATCGGCATTCGCGGGGGAGACATCAGTCGCGTCCGCGCCGGCGATGATGATCCGGTCGACAGCCAGATCATGCAGCCCGGCTGCGAGGTCGTCGACACCTTCGAAGACGTCGGGTCCGTTCGAGCGCAGCACGAGGTCCTCTTCGTCGGGGACGAAGATGCTCAGCTCCTCGTCCGGGGTCTCGGCGAGGTCCTCCTTCGTGGAGGCGAAGATGAGCACACCGCCCACGGCCCGGGTGCGGGTGACGATGTCGCCGAGAGTCTCCATGGCGTCATCACTGGGGTAGCTGGCGTCGTCGGTGTCTATGAGGAGCAGGGCATCCATACACTCAATCGTGCCATGACGTGCACACAGCCGCGAAGTGGTCAGGCGCCGATCCGAGACTCTCGGATGCTCATGTCCCCCTCGAGCAGCAGGAGATCAGCCGGCATCCCGACCGCAAGCAGCTGCGAAGCCTCGTCACCGGAACCGCCGGAACCGGTCTCGACACTGGCCTCAACGGAACCTGTGAAACCTGCGGAACCGGGTCGCCGCGCTTCCGACTGACCGCCGGGCGCCTGTCCCAGCGCCCGCAAGGGCACCAGACCGGCGGCCTGCACGGCATCGATAGGACTCAGTCCCACCTCGGTGACGGCGCGCCGGACCGCGGCGTCCATGGTCAGGGTCGACCCCGCGATCGAACCGACCGAACCATCGCTCGCCGTCAGGCGGGCCACCGAATCCTCCACGGTCACCGGCAGCGAACCGAGCATGTACTGTCCGTCGTTCATTCCCGTGGCCGCCATGGCATCGGTGATGAGCGCGATGCGGCCGGGCACGAGCTCGTGGAGCATACGTGTTACTGGGGCTGCGACGTGGACGCCGTCATTGATGAGTTCGACGGTGACCTGGTCGTTCTCGGCAGCGGCGATGACAGGGCCCGGGGCCCGGTGGTGGATGCCGGGCATCGCATTGAACGCATGCGTGAGGATGGACGCGCCTGCGTCGAAGGCCGTCGCGGTCAGCTCATAATCGGCGGCCGTATGGCCGATGGCCACGCGCACCCCGGTCGAGGTGAACCTGGCGATCGCATCGAGCGCGCCGGGCAGTTCAGGGGCGATGGTGATCTGCGCAAGCGTCCCATCAGCGGCGTCGAGGATCGCCTCAACCGCTGCGCGCGTGGGCGCTGTGAGCACCTCGGGCGCGTGCGCCCCCTTGAAGTCCGGGGACAGGAACGGACCCTCGGCGTGCAGGCCGATGACTCCCTCGAGGTTGCGGACGAGCTGCGCGCCGACACGCAGGGACCTGCAGAGTCCGTCGATCGTGTCCGAGACGTATGACAGCGCAAGGGCTCGGGTACCGTGCGCGCGGTGCACGGCGAGGATCGTCTCGATCTCCTCGGCCCCGTCCTCCGCGCTGGCTCCGCCCGCGCCGTGACAGTGGATGTCGACGAACGCCGGCGCCACATACCCGCCGTCGCCATCGATGACCTCGACCGTCGCCGAGGCGGCCACGTCCTTCCAGCCATCACCGCGTCCACGCGCGGTGACTACTCCCCCACCGAACGCGATCCACGTATCCGCGGTCTCCGCGGTGAACGTCTCCCTATCCCCGTCGAGGATGCACGCATTGCGGATGACCGCCTCGGTGCCCGTGCTCGAGGTGCCGGTGCTCGAGGTGCCGGTGCTCGAGGTGCCAGTGGTCGGGGTGCCGGGGGTAGAGGTGCCTGTGGTCGAGGTGCCAGAGCTCGAGGCACCAGTGGTCGAGGCGCCGGGCAGTGCCTGTCCGGGTGAGCTCTGTCCGCCTGAGCTCTGTGCGGGTGGGGTCATCGGGATCCTTCCTTCGCTCTGCGCTCGTTCACCCCAGGGTGCGGACGCGGTTCGCTTCGATGCCGAGCACATGCGTGTCGAGGAACGCGAGCACCGTGCGATACCAGACCTCGGCATTGCCGCGGCCGAGGATCCAGTGCCCCTCATCCGGGTAGTACAGGAACCGGTGCTGAGTGTCGCCATCGGCGTCGAGCGGAGTCTTCGCCTGGGTGAGCAGGTCGAGCCACAGCTCCTGCCCCTGCCCGATCGGCACTCGGTAGTCCTTGTCGCCGTGGATGACGAGTACGGGCACTTCGATATCGGCGGCGTACAGATGCGGCGAGTACTGCGCCGACTGTTCCCGCATCGCCGCGTCCCATGACGCGTTGTCCGTCGTCCGCCCCATCGACGTCGTGTTCCACAGCGAGGCGTGGGTGACGATGCATTTGAACGTGCTGCCCGTGTGCCCGGCAACCCAGTTGGCCATGTATCCGCCGTAGGAACCGCCGGCCAGGGCGATGTGCTCGGTGTCGATGTCGCCTCGCTGCCCGGCCGCCTCGGTCAGGGTCATGATGTCGGTGAACGGGGTGCCGCCCAGCTGCTGCTGACCGCGGTCGATCATCGCCTGGCCGTACCCGGTCGAGATCGCCGGGTCCGGCAGCAGCACCGCGTAGCCGGCGGCGGCGAAGGGTCCGGGGTTCCACCGGTACGTCCACGCATTCCACGACCCCCACGGTCCGCCGTGCGCGAAGACGACCAGCGGGTGCGGCCCTTCGCCCTCCGGCAGCACAAGCCACGCCCGGATCGGGGTGCCGTCCTCGGCTCGGGCCTCCACCTCGGTGAGGGTGCCCTCCTCGTCGAGGGGCGTCGCCGGGTTCGCGAGTTCGCTGATGACTCCGGAGGTGAGATCGATCGAGATCGGCATGGGTGCGACATCGATCGCCGAGGCGGTCCCCACCACCGTGTCCCCGCGCAGCGCGAGACCGGAGAACGAATATTTCTGGTCGATGCCGCCGACGAGGCGTCGCGGCTGCGCATCGGTCAGGTCGCCGATGAAGACGCTGCCGCGACCGTGATCGTCGGCGGTCGCGACGATCGTCGAATCGTCGACCCAGATCGGAGAGAACCAGAAATCAGCGTCCGGCCACACTGGGGTCAGTTCCGCCGTCTCGACATCGAGAACCATGAGCTCGATTGAGAGATTGGTCTGTGGAGTCCAGAACTGTTCCCGGCTGACCAGGGCTTTCGTCCCATCGGGGCTGATGGCCTCGATGCCGAAGCCATGATCGGCGGCCGGTTTCGTCAGTCGGTGCAGCTCGGGTTCGCCGTCGAGGCTGACCCGCCAGATCTCGCTGGCCTCGAGCTGGCCGGGGATCGGCTTCTCGAGCTGGACGAGAACGAACCGAGCGTCATCGTCGACGGCCCAGTCGACGAGGCGACCGGACGGCAGCGACAGGTAGTGGAAGTCCAGGCCGGACGGGCCGCTGAACTCATCGGTGACCTCCGGGAAGTCGGTGGCCGCCTCGTCGAGCTTCGCAATTGCCAGGGTCTGCCTGCCGGGTCCCAGATCATGGTCCCAGCGGCGGACCGGGAACCCGGTGTGGAGGATGCCGCTGACCTTCGCATCGCTGCGTTCGGAGCTGAATTCCTGGTGGTCGTTCTCATCCGCTGCCCACGTATGAACGGGGAATTCGACGATGAGGGTCTCGTTCTTGATCTCGATGCGGGAGAAGCCGCCCTCATGCTCGGCGAGTCGGCGGGCCTCGCCGCTGTCGGGAAGCGCCCACAGGCTCGGGCTCTCGGCGTCCTTGCCGTCCTCGCCCTTGCGTTTGGAGGCGAAGACGATCGTGCCGTTCTCGCTCAGAGCCGCCGGTCCGATCGACTGATCGCCGCGGGTGATGCGACGCGGCACGTCTCCGCTGATATCGGCGAGGTGGCTGAGGGAGGAGTTTCCCTCGGAGTTGAGGAACGAGTACCGGGCGATGACGCGGCCGGCCTGATTCGTCAGGAGTTCTTGCAGGCGGCGGGCGTCGAGGAGTCGGGTCACTGCATCGTGGGTCGTCATCTCTCCATCCTAGTTCTCAACCTGCCTTCCCGGGCAGTGTGCGGAACCTCCCGGCGACGCGCGGGAACTTCCGGTAACGCGCGGGAACTTCCCGGCGACGCGCCGGAACTCCCGGCGACGCCCGAGAACTCCCGGTGACGCCCGGGAGCTCCCGGCGCAATGCCGACGACGGCCGCTCACGTGAAAGCCGGTAGATGCTCTCCTGAAGGCCAGCCGGTCGAGGCGCTCCGGAATACCGGTCGATGTCCTGGCCTAGCGGAAGCTCGGCGCCGGAATCTTCTCGCCGTTGATCGTCACTGTCGGCAGCATCTTCTTGAAATCCTCGGCAGCTTCCGCATTCGTCTTCGGCGTGCGCATGCCGACGGCGACGCTCACGAGCCGACCATTGAGTTTGAACGCGGTCTCGACCCCGTAGAAGACAGTGGCCTGCTGATTGATGGCGAGGATCTCGGTCGGTCCGAGCTCTCCCTGATAGCTCCAGTAGCTTCCGGCCGACAACGCCCCCACCCGTTCGGCGAGAACCTGAGAGTCCTGCTCGCCGAAGGCGAACTTGCGCTTCGTGTCGACGACGGACTGTGCGCTGTCATCGAATTCCTCCGCACAGTCGACGACGATCACATCCGAGTCGAGACTGCTCTGCCCACGCGAGAAGCTGCTGAACCGCTC belongs to Brevibacterium spongiae and includes:
- a CDS encoding methylated-DNA--[protein]-cysteine S-methyltransferase gives rise to the protein MTDSSAAVDTFVGPLTVTCDGQSVIGLGWHAPTDSGPADSIPTVSIPTDSIPTEAAAASDPILAEAVAQLRAYFDGRLGDFDLPVDFGQVSDVARAVLTTLAEQVPAGTTVTYGQLAEASGTGIPARAVGGIMGLNPIPIIVPCHRVVAGDGLGGYSGGLPGHELETKRRLLEFEDALPQPLF
- a CDS encoding glycine betaine ABC transporter substrate-binding protein codes for the protein MKRRFLTPIVAAVAALGLALTGCSQEAAKDDGGGGDKGDIKLGYVTGWTDGQSISLLLENQLGEMGYNVETQTFNDAAVLYAGVANGDIDMYPSSWPEVTHKQYIDEYGDKLEDLGAYYDNAVLTIAVPKYMKDINSIEDLKGKGKDFGGEIIGIEPGAGLTKATKAMIPEYGLDGEYELVTSSTAAMLTELGNATDAEKDIVVTLWRPFWANNAYPVKDLKDPKGAMGDPEKLHFTATKGFSEEHSDVADYIGNIKLDDKQYGDLEDLVVNEYKDDGEKAITEWLKANPDAYEGELSGEDK
- a CDS encoding N-acetylglucosamine-6-phosphate deacetylase, whose protein sequence is MTPPAQSSGGQSSPGQALPGASTTGASSSGTSTTGTSTPGTPTTGTSSTGTSSTGTSSTGTEAVIRNACILDGDRETFTAETADTWIAFGGGVVTARGRGDGWKDVAASATVEVIDGDGGYVAPAFVDIHCHGAGGASAEDGAEEIETILAVHRAHGTRALALSYVSDTIDGLCRSLRVGAQLVRNLEGVIGLHAEGPFLSPDFKGAHAPEVLTAPTRAAVEAILDAADGTLAQITIAPELPGALDAIARFTSTGVRVAIGHTAADYELTATAFDAGASILTHAFNAMPGIHHRAPGPVIAAAENDQVTVELINDGVHVAAPVTRMLHELVPGRIALITDAMAATGMNDGQYMLGSLPVTVEDSVARLTASDGSVGSIAGSTLTMDAAVRRAVTEVGLSPIDAVQAAGLVPLRALGQAPGGQSEARRPGSAGFTGSVEASVETGSGGSGDEASQLLAVGMPADLLLLEGDMSIRESRIGA
- a CDS encoding S9 family peptidase, which translates into the protein MTTHDAVTRLLDARRLQELLTNQAGRVIARYSFLNSEGNSSLSHLADISGDVPRRITRGDQSIGPAALSENGTIVFASKRKGEDGKDAESPSLWALPDSGEARRLAEHEGGFSRIEIKNETLIVEFPVHTWAADENDHQEFSSERSDAKVSGILHTGFPVRRWDHDLGPGRQTLAIAKLDEAATDFPEVTDEFSGPSGLDFHYLSLPSGRLVDWAVDDDARFVLVQLEKPIPGQLEASEIWRVSLDGEPELHRLTKPAADHGFGIEAISPDGTKALVSREQFWTPQTNLSIELMVLDVETAELTPVWPDADFWFSPIWVDDSTIVATADDHGRGSVFIGDLTDAQPRRLVGGIDQKYSFSGLALRGDTVVGTASAIDVAPMPISIDLTSGVISELANPATPLDEEGTLTEVEARAEDGTPIRAWLVLPEGEGPHPLVVFAHGGPWGSWNAWTYRWNPGPFAAAGYAVLLPDPAISTGYGQAMIDRGQQQLGGTPFTDIMTLTEAAGQRGDIDTEHIALAGGSYGGYMANWVAGHTGSTFKCIVTHASLWNTTSMGRTTDNASWDAAMREQSAQYSPHLYAADIEVPVLVIHGDKDYRVPIGQGQELWLDLLTQAKTPLDADGDTQHRFLYYPDEGHWILGRGNAEVWYRTVLAFLDTHVLGIEANRVRTLG
- a CDS encoding copper chaperone PCu(A)C; this encodes MRKNITLATALPIAVVIGLTGCGSSEGQAADSPQTEAGDSASNSPAGTQVDAEALSFDDAWVKAAEDGMTAVFGEVSNNTDHDINLVEAKYPDAKMVELHETAEDGSGGMSMQEKEGGFDIPAGESLSLEPGGDHIMIMGLKKAINPGEQISLELVTADDQTIEVTAVAKEYSGAQEDYAPGEADHGDHEGSNHEDSGHEDSDHGDHGDH
- a CDS encoding Dyp-type peroxidase, which codes for MRTPTTVTTVTTEPSRAGFSRRGLIASAAAAGGAGLIGATAGFGFGRSGPGSADAADGKGEPPRRDLDGANGAQVEPFYGTHQSGVETPPQAYAHFLAFTLRPGITAAEAVRWLRLLTADAAALTQGQAPLADSETELAADPARLTVTFGFGRGLVALAGKNKVPEWLKPLEAFSIDRLQPERSTGDLLLQICGDDPLTLAHARRMLFKDSRSFAKVAWQREGFRRAYGSSGEGATQRNLFGQLDGTANPGPGSEDFARIIWGAGTGQSEPVFSARGEPPADLGAHLPEWLRGGTTLVLRDIAMNLDTWDKADRPAREFSTGRTLDTGAPLSGTDEFDVPDFTAVDERGLTTISKAAHIARARDGLGPEVQIHRRTFNYETGAGEESGLLFASFQADIERQFLPIQRRLAEVDLLNEWTTPIGSTVWAIPPGASDGGYIGQELFEG
- a CDS encoding glycine betaine ABC transporter substrate-binding protein; its protein translation is MKSRTLTAVIAASAALGLALSGCSQEASKASGADGDKGTIKIGYISSWSDSRSTAFLLENQLEKLGYDTELETISEAAILYAGVANGDIDVYPSAWPEKTHKQYMDEYGDKIEDISTYYDKAQNTIVVPSYSDIDSMDELKDNAEKFDNKIIGIEPGAGLTAVTKDSMMPEYDLEKDFELVTSSTPAMLTELGNAIDAKEDIVVTLWRPFWANNAFDVKDLKDPKNAMGDPEKMHFLGTDGFSDEFPEASELIKGIKLDDKTYGELENLIVNEYEEGQEGDAVDQWIKDNPKAFDSELTD